From the genome of Mesorhizobium japonicum MAFF 303099, one region includes:
- the cobW gene encoding cobalamin biosynthesis protein CobW, whose translation MSASVTRVPCTVVTGFLGAGKTTLVRHLLENAGGKRIAIIVNEFGDIGIDGEILKGCGIDTCPEENIVELANGCICCTVADDFVPALDQILSLNPKVDHILIETSGLALPKPLVQAFQWPTVKSRVTVDGVIAVVDGPALAEGRVANDMDALQAQRAGDDSLDHDDPVEELFEDQIACADLIILSKSDLMDAAGSARANAIIGEHSARAVKIVSTSHGKVDPSVLLGLGLAVEDDIENRKSHHDGAFDHEHDDFDTFIVDIPSIANPDELAQRVAAAAEQENVLRVKGFVEVGGKPMRLLLQAVGPRVNHYYDRAWTAEDDRRSRLVVIGLKGLNRPAIERILAG comes from the coding sequence ATGAGCGCTTCCGTCACCCGCGTCCCCTGCACTGTCGTCACCGGCTTCCTCGGCGCCGGCAAGACGACGCTGGTCCGCCATCTCCTGGAAAACGCCGGCGGCAAGCGCATTGCCATCATCGTCAACGAGTTCGGCGACATCGGCATCGACGGCGAGATCTTGAAGGGCTGCGGCATCGACACCTGCCCGGAGGAAAACATCGTCGAACTGGCCAATGGCTGCATCTGCTGCACCGTGGCCGACGATTTCGTGCCGGCGCTCGACCAGATCCTGTCGCTCAACCCGAAGGTCGACCACATCCTGATCGAAACCTCGGGCCTGGCCCTGCCCAAGCCGCTGGTCCAGGCCTTTCAATGGCCAACGGTGAAGAGCCGCGTGACCGTCGACGGCGTCATCGCCGTGGTCGATGGCCCAGCGCTGGCCGAAGGCCGCGTCGCCAACGACATGGACGCCCTGCAGGCGCAGCGTGCCGGTGATGACAGCCTCGACCATGACGACCCGGTCGAGGAACTGTTCGAGGACCAGATCGCCTGCGCTGACCTGATCATCCTGTCGAAGAGCGACCTGATGGATGCCGCCGGTTCGGCCCGCGCCAACGCCATCATTGGCGAACACTCCGCCCGCGCCGTGAAGATCGTGTCGACCTCGCATGGCAAGGTGGACCCCTCGGTGCTGCTCGGGCTCGGTCTCGCGGTCGAGGACGATATCGAGAACCGCAAATCCCATCATGACGGCGCCTTCGACCACGAACATGACGACTTCGACACCTTCATCGTCGACATCCCGTCGATCGCCAATCCGGACGAGCTGGCACAACGCGTCGCCGCCGCCGCCGAACAGGAAAACGTGCTGCGCGTGAAAGGCTTCGTCGAGGTCGGCGGCAAGCCGATGCGGCTTTTGCTGCAGGCCGTCGGCCCGCGCGTCAATCATTACTATGACCGTGCCTGGACGGCCGAAGACGACCGCCGTTCGCGCCTGGTCGTGATCGGCCTCAAGGGGCTGAACCGCCCGGCAATCGAGCGTATACTCGCCGGCTGA
- the cobN gene encoding cobaltochelatase subunit CobN — translation MHILTTTSASLDDLAEPVDLRQTPADIVALSFTDSDLAGLAAAWKADASRLPSMRLAALRDLRHPMSVDLWVDSVARRAKIILVRILGGYDWWRYGCDQLASTARERGIQLALLPGESHDEDLRLIEASTLPRQELDALLGYFREGGPANMGALVQRLARLAGQDAAVVEPVAVPKAGYYQPGRGVVPLPLEREGKVAPILFYRSMLLAADVAPIDVLFDALRQRGMTPVPIFVSSLKDPTSLAFAETALATLRPAAIITATAFASGAEPGVETLFDRAGVPVFQVIVATTRRDVWENNQRGLAPADLAMHVVLPELDGRILAGAISFKGESDVDPALGHRAFANRPEPDRVAQVADRVAAFIKLQETPRAERKLAVLIPDYPSAPGRTGYAVGLDVPSSVLAMLHDLKEQGYGVEGIPQSPRALLDLLERGGDGLGLEDYVGLSKELPAEVMTAVEAAWGKAEEETGLREGGASHKPSLSSKKHFPFRATTFGNITVALAPDRGRSADRRADYHDPTLAPRHALLAFGLWLRKSLGVHALIHVGAHGTLEWLPGKTVALSQTCFPEIVTGALPVIYPFIVSNPGEAAQAKRRIAAVTLGHLPPPLTGAGLDENQHKLERLVDEYAQADGLDRRRRDRLARLIVDTAQKTGLAAEAGVARTDAPDEALRRIDAWLCDLKDFAIKDGLHIYGRAPDDESDAMRRQSAEAEKAALLAALDGRHVKAGPAGAPARGRSDVLPTGRNLFTSDPRTMPTPTAYDLGKAAAEEVVRGYLQSHGDWPRSLVIDLWGSASLRTGGEEIAQGLALMGCRPQWDAATGRITGIEVLPPATLGRPRVDVTWRISGLFRDMFPTQIALIDAAANAVAARDEEDSENPLAARTRADGKISPRIFGTSPGTYGAGVEDLLSSGDWAAREEIGRAYLDATSHAYGGAGGEGISAPGAFETRIAEADLLVHTGDDPGRDILEGSADVAFIGGFSAALAALGRNADVIVLDTTDPQKPKPRSVSEAVSRVVRARAINPRFISGQMRHGPRGASEFAETVDRLVGFAETTHAISGALIEAVHDAYVGDADVRAFILRENPAAAKVIAERFLSARRRGLWHPLRNSIDDDLAALIAEAEALGVAA, via the coding sequence ATGCATATCCTCACCACGACCTCCGCCTCGCTCGACGACCTCGCCGAGCCGGTCGATCTGCGGCAGACGCCGGCGGATATCGTGGCCTTGTCCTTCACCGACAGCGACCTCGCCGGACTGGCGGCCGCCTGGAAAGCGGATGCCAGCCGCCTGCCCTCGATGCGGCTGGCGGCGCTCCGCGACCTGCGCCATCCCATGTCCGTCGACCTCTGGGTCGACAGCGTCGCGCGCCGCGCCAAGATCATCCTGGTGCGCATCCTCGGCGGCTACGACTGGTGGCGCTATGGCTGCGACCAGCTGGCCTCGACCGCCCGAGAGCGCGGCATCCAGCTGGCGCTGTTGCCGGGCGAGAGCCACGACGAGGATTTGCGCCTGATCGAAGCCTCGACGCTGCCGCGCCAGGAATTGGACGCGCTGCTCGGCTATTTCCGCGAGGGCGGCCCGGCCAATATGGGCGCGCTGGTGCAGAGGCTGGCCAGGCTGGCTGGGCAGGACGCGGCCGTTGTTGAGCCGGTGGCGGTGCCAAAGGCCGGCTACTACCAGCCAGGCCGCGGCGTCGTCCCCCTCCCCCTCGAGAGGGAGGGAAAGGTCGCGCCCATTCTCTTCTACCGCTCGATGCTGCTGGCCGCCGACGTCGCGCCCATCGACGTCCTTTTCGACGCGCTGCGGCAGCGCGGCATGACGCCTGTCCCCATCTTCGTCTCCAGCCTCAAAGACCCGACATCCCTGGCCTTCGCGGAAACCGCCCTCGCCACGCTCAGACCCGCCGCCATCATCACCGCCACCGCCTTCGCCTCCGGTGCTGAACCGGGCGTCGAAACCCTGTTCGACCGCGCCGGCGTGCCGGTCTTCCAGGTCATCGTCGCCACCACCCGCCGCGACGTCTGGGAAAACAACCAGCGCGGCCTGGCGCCCGCCGACCTCGCCATGCATGTCGTGCTGCCAGAACTGGACGGCCGCATCCTCGCCGGCGCGATTTCCTTCAAGGGCGAAAGCGATGTCGATCCCGCCCTTGGCCACCGCGCCTTCGCCAACCGGCCGGAACCGGATCGAGTGGCGCAGGTCGCTGACCGCGTGGCAGCCTTCATCAAGCTGCAGGAGACGCCCCGCGCCGAGCGCAAGCTGGCCGTCCTGATCCCCGACTATCCCAGCGCCCCTGGCCGCACCGGCTACGCCGTCGGCCTCGATGTGCCGTCCAGCGTGCTGGCCATGCTGCATGACCTGAAGGAGCAGGGCTATGGCGTTGAGGGGATTCCGCAATCGCCGCGGGCGTTGCTGGATCTATTGGAGCGGGGCGGCGACGGGCTAGGGTTGGAAGACTATGTCGGACTCTCGAAAGAGTTGCCCGCCGAGGTAATGACTGCCGTTGAGGCGGCGTGGGGAAAAGCAGAAGAAGAGACAGGTTTGCGCGAGGGGGGCGCCTCGCACAAGCCTTCGCTATCGAGCAAAAAACACTTCCCTTTCCGCGCCACGACCTTCGGCAACATCACCGTAGCCCTCGCCCCAGACCGCGGCCGCTCCGCCGATCGCCGCGCCGACTATCACGACCCGACACTCGCGCCCCGCCACGCCCTGCTCGCCTTCGGCCTGTGGCTGCGCAAATCGCTCGGCGTGCATGCGCTCATCCATGTCGGCGCCCATGGCACGCTGGAATGGCTGCCGGGCAAGACCGTTGCACTGTCGCAGACCTGCTTCCCCGAGATCGTCACCGGCGCATTGCCCGTCATCTATCCCTTCATCGTCTCCAATCCCGGCGAGGCGGCGCAGGCCAAGCGGCGCATTGCCGCCGTCACCCTTGGCCATCTGCCGCCGCCGCTGACCGGTGCGGGACTTGACGAAAACCAGCACAAGCTCGAACGCCTGGTCGACGAATACGCCCAGGCCGACGGCCTCGACCGCCGCCGCCGCGACCGTCTGGCCAGGCTGATCGTCGACACGGCGCAAAAGACCGGCCTCGCCGCCGAAGCCGGTGTCGCCAGGACCGACGCGCCCGACGAGGCGCTGCGCCGCATCGACGCCTGGCTCTGCGATCTCAAGGACTTCGCCATCAAGGACGGGTTGCATATTTACGGCCGCGCACCCGACGATGAGTCCGACGCCATGCGCCGCCAAAGCGCCGAGGCTGAAAAGGCCGCACTGCTTGCCGCGCTCGATGGCCGCCACGTCAAGGCCGGGCCGGCCGGCGCGCCGGCGCGGGGCCGCTCCGACGTGCTGCCCACCGGCCGCAATTTGTTCACGTCGGATCCCCGCACCATGCCGACGCCGACCGCCTATGATCTGGGCAAGGCGGCGGCCGAAGAAGTGGTGCGCGGCTATCTGCAATCGCATGGCGACTGGCCGCGTTCCCTGGTCATCGACCTCTGGGGTTCGGCCTCGTTGCGCACCGGCGGCGAGGAGATCGCGCAAGGCCTGGCGCTGATGGGCTGCCGGCCGCAATGGGATGCCGCCACCGGCCGCATCACAGGCATCGAAGTGCTGCCGCCGGCCACGCTCGGCCGCCCGCGCGTCGACGTCACCTGGCGCATATCGGGCCTGTTCCGCGACATGTTCCCAACCCAGATCGCGCTGATCGACGCCGCCGCCAACGCCGTCGCCGCCCGCGACGAGGAGGATTCGGAAAACCCGCTCGCGGCCCGGACCCGAGCGGATGGCAAGATCAGCCCGCGCATTTTCGGCACCTCACCCGGCACCTATGGCGCCGGCGTCGAGGATCTCCTGTCTAGCGGCGACTGGGCGGCGCGCGAAGAGATCGGCCGCGCGTATCTCGACGCCACCTCACACGCCTATGGCGGCGCCGGCGGCGAAGGCATCTCGGCGCCCGGCGCCTTCGAAACCCGCATCGCCGAAGCCGATCTTCTGGTCCACACTGGCGACGACCCCGGCCGCGACATCCTCGAAGGCTCCGCCGACGTCGCCTTTATCGGCGGCTTTTCGGCTGCGCTTGCCGCGCTTGGCCGGAATGCCGATGTCATCGTGCTCGATACGACAGACCCGCAAAAGCCGAAGCCGCGCTCGGTCAGCGAGGCCGTATCGCGGGTGGTGCGCGCCCGCGCGATCAATCCCCGCTTCATATCCGGCCAGATGCGGCACGGCCCGCGCGGCGCCTCCGAATTCGCCGAGACGGTCGACCGACTGGTCGGCTTCGCCGAAACCACGCACGCCATATCGGGCGCGCTGATCGAGGCCGTGCACGACGCCTATGTCGGCGACGCGGACGTTCGCGCCTTCATCCTTCGGGAAAATCCGGCAGCCGCCAAAGTCATTGCCGAACGTTTCCTGTCGGCGCGCCGGCGCGGACTCTGGCATCCCTTGCGCAATTCCATCGACGACGATCTCGCCGCGCTGATTGCCGAGGCCGAGGCGCTGGGAGTGGCGGCATGA
- the cobG gene encoding precorrin-3B synthase — protein sequence MNAFSRRGACPALSAPMQTGDGLLVRLNAVYVGLSPKLSIGLAESALRHGNGIMEVTARGSLQIRGLTRESAALLAAEVDALGIAVRTGVPVETGPLAGIDPREIADPRPLAERIRAAVEEAGLTPRLGPKVSVVVDGGGQLTLDAVTADVRLKALRSGAGVRWQVSVAGDGQSARLLVAAEDHAARDVTVAVLRMVAEKGREAHARDLSERQLVSLAGWHSVAPPSVLPDISPTRGEISSFAAGSLSETMPHVSAPGVGETGGAGIISPLVGEMSGRTEGGASRKPIGLFPIAGDTFTLGIGLPYGSMPADKIIDLAQSAVTLGTSEIRLAPGRALLFLGQPSAANQSLQTIAAALGFVTSPSDPRTRIAACPGTPACASGRIATRTIAETIAAENADTLDFTLHISGCAKGCAHPGPAALTIVGGENGAGLVVNATAKALPAGYRPGYDAARGIGRVAAVIRSARFQGETAAACLTRLGPAAIAEAYRQAQTKKRK from the coding sequence ATGAACGCCTTCTCACGTCGCGGCGCCTGTCCGGCCCTGTCGGCGCCGATGCAGACCGGCGACGGGCTGTTGGTGCGGCTCAACGCGGTCTATGTGGGATTGTCGCCGAAGCTGTCGATCGGTCTGGCCGAATCCGCCCTGCGGCATGGCAACGGCATCATGGAAGTGACAGCGCGTGGAAGCCTGCAGATACGCGGACTGACCAGGGAAAGCGCTGCACTGCTCGCGGCGGAAGTCGATGCGCTGGGCATTGCGGTGCGCACCGGAGTGCCGGTGGAGACAGGGCCGCTGGCGGGCATCGACCCGCGGGAGATCGCCGATCCGCGACCGCTGGCTGAGCGGATCAGGGCGGCGGTTGAAGAGGCCGGGCTGACGCCAAGACTGGGGCCGAAGGTGTCTGTCGTGGTGGATGGCGGCGGGCAGCTAACACTGGATGCGGTGACGGCCGATGTGCGGTTGAAAGCGTTGCGGAGTGGTGCCGGGGTTCGGTGGCAGGTGTCTGTTGCGGGTGATGGGCAGAGTGCAAGATTGCTGGTCGCGGCGGAAGACCACGCGGCCCGCGATGTCACGGTTGCGGTGCTCAGAATGGTGGCCGAGAAAGGCCGCGAGGCTCACGCAAGAGATTTGTCGGAGCGGCAATTAGTATCTCTCGCAGGCTGGCATTCTGTGGCGCCCCCCTCTGTCCTGCCGGACATCTCCCCCACGAGGGGGGAGATCAGCAGCTTCGCCGCCGGCTCCCTTTCTGAAACCATGCCGCATGTTTCGGCGCCTGGAGTTGGCGAAACCGGCGGCGCAGGCATAATCTCCCCCCTCGTGGGGGAGATGTCCGGCAGGACAGAGGGGGGCGCCTCGCGCAAACCTATCGGCCTTTTCCCCATAGCCGGCGACACTTTCACTCTCGGTATAGGCCTCCCCTACGGCAGCATGCCGGCGGATAAAATCATCGACCTTGCGCAAAGCGCCGTCACCCTCGGCACCAGCGAAATCCGCCTCGCCCCGGGCCGCGCCCTGCTCTTCCTCGGCCAACCATCCGCCGCCAACCAATCCCTCCAAACCATCGCCGCCGCCCTCGGCTTCGTCACCTCCCCTTCCGACCCGCGCACGCGCATCGCCGCCTGCCCCGGCACGCCGGCCTGCGCCTCCGGCCGCATCGCCACCCGCACCATCGCCGAGACGATCGCCGCCGAAAACGCCGACACCCTCGACTTCACGCTGCACATTTCCGGCTGCGCCAAGGGCTGCGCGCATCCCGGTCCGGCGGCGCTCACAATCGTCGGCGGCGAAAATGGAGCCGGACTTGTCGTGAACGCGACGGCAAAGGCCCTTCCTGCGGGCTACAGGCCGGGCTATGACGCCGCGCGCGGTATCGGTCGCGTCGCGGCGGTGATCCGCAGCGCACGATTTCAAGGCGAGACCGCCGCTGCTTGCCTGACAAGGCTCGGGCCGGCGGCAATCGCCGAGGCTTACCGACAGGCCCAAACTAAAAAACGGAAATGA
- a CDS encoding precorrin-8X methylmutase, translating into MAAYDYIHDGTAIYERSFAIIRAEADLSRFSEAEADVAIRMIHACGQVEASSHFVFSPDFVASARKALAAGAPIFCDAEMVSHGVTRARLPAGNEVICTLRDPRTHDIAKAIGNTRSAAAIDLWGERIAGSVVAIGNAPTALFYLLEKLRDGAPKPAAIIGMPVGFVGAAESKDALAENSYGVPYAIVRGRLGGSAMTAAALNSLARPGL; encoded by the coding sequence ATGGCCGCCTACGACTACATTCACGACGGCACGGCGATCTACGAGCGCTCCTTCGCCATCATCCGCGCCGAGGCGGACCTTTCTCGCTTCTCCGAAGCCGAGGCTGATGTGGCGATCCGCATGATCCATGCCTGCGGCCAGGTCGAAGCATCGAGCCATTTCGTTTTCTCGCCCGACTTCGTCGCTTCAGCGCGCAAGGCTCTTGCCGCCGGCGCACCGATTTTCTGCGACGCGGAAATGGTCTCCCACGGCGTCACCCGCGCCCGGCTGCCGGCCGGCAACGAGGTGATCTGCACGCTGCGCGACCCGCGCACGCACGACATTGCCAAGGCGATCGGCAACACCCGCTCCGCCGCCGCCATAGACCTGTGGGGCGAACGCATAGCGGGTTCGGTCGTCGCGATCGGCAATGCGCCGACCGCACTGTTCTACCTGCTGGAAAAGCTGCGTGATGGCGCGCCGAAGCCGGCGGCCATCATCGGTATGCCGGTCGGCTTCGTCGGCGCCGCTGAATCGAAAGATGCGCTGGCCGAGAATTCTTATGGCGTGCCCTATGCCATCGTCCGCGGCCGGCTCGGCGGCAGCGCCATGACCGCAGCCGCGCTCAATTCCCTGGCGAGGCCCGGCCTGTGA
- a CDS encoding precorrin-2 C(20)-methyltransferase, protein MNALPNANSRGKLVGVGTGPGDPELLTLKAARALAEADVVAYFAKRGNNSNARAIVEARFRPDMLELPLLYPVTTEIDKDHDDYRSQITGFYEESAQKVAEHLEAGKMVAVLSEGDPLFYGSYMHLHVRLAHRFPTEVIPGITAMSGCWSQTGVPIVQGDDVLTVLPGTMSEFELTRRLADTDAAVIMKVGRNLPKIRRALEVTGKLTRAVYVERGTMAGSVSTKLADKRDDKAPYFAIILVAGWSGRPGALGAQS, encoded by the coding sequence GTGAACGCGCTTCCCAATGCCAATTCACGGGGCAAGCTCGTCGGCGTCGGTACCGGTCCGGGTGACCCCGAACTGTTGACGCTGAAGGCCGCGCGCGCCCTAGCCGAGGCCGATGTCGTCGCCTATTTTGCCAAGCGCGGCAACAACAGCAATGCGCGGGCCATCGTCGAGGCGCGCTTCCGGCCGGATATGCTGGAACTGCCGCTGCTCTATCCCGTCACCACCGAAATCGACAAGGATCACGACGACTACCGCTCGCAGATCACTGGTTTCTACGAGGAGTCGGCGCAGAAGGTCGCCGAACACCTCGAAGCCGGCAAAATGGTTGCCGTCCTGTCCGAAGGCGATCCGCTGTTCTACGGCTCCTATATGCATCTGCATGTGCGCCTCGCCCATCGTTTCCCCACGGAGGTCATCCCCGGCATCACCGCCATGTCCGGCTGCTGGTCGCAGACCGGTGTGCCGATCGTACAGGGCGATGATGTGCTGACCGTATTGCCCGGCACGATGAGCGAGTTCGAGCTGACCCGCCGGCTGGCCGACACCGATGCCGCCGTCATCATGAAGGTCGGCCGCAACCTGCCCAAGATTAGGCGTGCGCTGGAAGTCACCGGTAAGCTGACTCGCGCCGTCTATGTCGAGCGCGGCACCATGGCCGGCAGCGTTTCGACAAAGCTCGCCGACAAACGGGACGACAAGGCGCCCTACTTCGCCATCATATTGGTCGCCGGCTGGTCCGGCCGGCCCGGCGCGCTAGGGGCACAGTCATGA
- a CDS encoding precorrin-3B C(17)-methyltransferase: MSGRLTVIGLGPGNADQVTPEASRAVAEAKFFYGYKPYLDRLDLRPDQTRVASDNREELARSKDALIKAAEGHEVAVVSGGDPGVFAMAAAVCEAIEAGPAEWRAVDVAVVPGITAMLAVAARIGAPLGHDFCAISLSDNLKPWELIELRLLAAAGAGFVIALYNPISKARPWQLGRAFECLTAILPGTTPVIFGRAAGRPDERIEVYLLADVDAQKADMATCIIIGSPETRIIKRGDKRALVYTPRSAAGSTK; the protein is encoded by the coding sequence ATGAGCGGCCGTCTCACCGTCATCGGCCTCGGGCCTGGCAACGCCGACCAGGTCACCCCGGAAGCCAGCCGCGCCGTGGCCGAGGCAAAATTCTTCTATGGCTACAAGCCTTATCTCGACCGGCTGGATCTGCGCCCGGACCAGACCCGTGTCGCCTCCGACAACCGCGAGGAGCTCGCCCGCTCCAAGGATGCCTTGATCAAGGCCGCCGAGGGCCATGAGGTCGCCGTGGTTTCCGGCGGCGATCCCGGCGTCTTTGCCATGGCGGCCGCCGTCTGCGAGGCGATCGAGGCCGGCCCGGCCGAATGGCGCGCGGTCGATGTCGCCGTCGTGCCCGGCATCACCGCAATGCTCGCCGTTGCCGCCCGCATCGGCGCGCCGCTCGGCCATGATTTCTGCGCCATCTCGCTGTCCGACAATCTGAAGCCGTGGGAGCTGATCGAACTGCGCCTCCTGGCGGCGGCCGGCGCCGGCTTCGTCATCGCGCTCTACAACCCGATCAGCAAGGCGCGCCCCTGGCAGCTTGGCCGCGCCTTCGAATGCCTGACCGCGATCCTGCCCGGCACCACGCCGGTGATTTTCGGCCGCGCCGCCGGCCGTCCGGACGAGCGCATCGAGGTTTATCTGCTGGCTGACGTCGACGCGCAAAAGGCCGACATGGCGACCTGCATCATCATCGGCTCGCCGGAAACACGCATCATCAAGCGCGGCGATAAACGGGCGCTGGTCTACACCCCGCGCTCCGCAGCGGGCTCGACAAAATGA
- a CDS encoding cobalt-precorrin-6A reductase, translating into MTHRILILGGTTEARQLAGKLAVRTSVTLSLAGRTESPVAQRVPVRSGGFGGAEGLAAYLREAGTDLMIDATHPYAARISANAAQAARLTGVPIVALRRPGWEPVEGDRWTEVDTTGEAAQALGPAPRRVFLALGRQEVAAFEAAPQHHYLIRSVDPVEPKLAVPDASYLLARGPFGEADERALLEKHRIELVVSKNSGGAATYGKIAAARALGIDVVMVRRPTLPDVPSAETVDELAAMVDHFVEPAAERGV; encoded by the coding sequence ATGACCCACCGCATTCTGATCCTCGGCGGCACCACGGAAGCCCGGCAACTGGCTGGCAAGCTGGCGGTACGAACCTCGGTCACGCTGTCGCTGGCCGGCCGCACCGAAAGCCCCGTCGCGCAACGCGTGCCCGTGCGAAGCGGAGGCTTTGGCGGCGCAGAGGGTCTGGCCGCCTATCTCCGGGAGGCCGGCACCGATCTGATGATCGACGCCACGCATCCTTATGCGGCGCGAATCTCCGCCAATGCCGCGCAAGCGGCGCGGCTGACCGGTGTGCCGATCGTTGCTTTGCGCCGTCCCGGCTGGGAGCCAGTCGAAGGCGACCGCTGGACTGAGGTCGATACAACAGGCGAGGCCGCGCAAGCGCTTGGTCCGGCGCCGCGGCGTGTCTTCCTGGCGCTTGGCCGGCAAGAGGTTGCCGCTTTCGAAGCAGCGCCCCAGCATCACTACCTCATTCGCAGCGTCGATCCCGTCGAGCCGAAGCTGGCCGTGCCGGATGCGAGCTATCTGCTGGCGCGCGGGCCGTTTGGCGAGGCGGACGAACGCGCGCTGCTCGAAAAGCATCGCATCGAATTGGTCGTCTCCAAGAACAGCGGCGGCGCTGCCACGTACGGCAAGATTGCCGCCGCGCGAGCGCTTGGCATCGACGTGGTCATGGTCCGCAGGCCGACTTTGCCGGACGTGCCTTCGGCTGAAACCGTCGATGAACTCGCCGCGATGGTCGATCATTTTGTCGAGCCCGCTGCGGAGCGCGGGGTGTAG
- a CDS encoding bifunctional cobalt-precorrin-7 (C(5))-methyltransferase/cobalt-precorrin-6B (C(15))-methyltransferase gives MPAESSRGAGPKWLTVIGIGEDGLAGLGDEAKQRIAKAEIIFGGKRHLALVASFAKGEPRPWPVPFDAGMADVLALAGRNVCVLASGDPFFHGVGATLARKVKPGEMHVIPAPSAVSLAAARLGWALQDIEIVSLHGRPLDLIRPLLQPNARILALTSDAEAPDAIARLLTELDFGASRLTVLEALGGPKENQRSARADTFDLENINPLNVLAIEIDSNPQARVLPLTVGLADHLFDHDGQITKREIRAITLSSLAPRRGELLWDIGAGSGSIGIEWMLAHPSMRTIAIEADPTRAVRIHRNAAACGVPGLVVVEGSAPKALARLDTPDAIFIGGGGSDSGVLNAAIKALRSGGRLVANAVTLEMEALLLAQHAKLGGDIIRINISRASPVGSMQAWRPAMPVTQWSWVKP, from the coding sequence ATGCCTGCTGAAAGTTCGCGCGGCGCCGGACCGAAATGGCTGACGGTGATCGGCATCGGCGAGGACGGTTTAGCGGGTCTCGGCGACGAGGCCAAGCAGCGGATTGCCAAGGCCGAGATCATCTTCGGCGGCAAGCGGCACCTGGCGCTGGTCGCGTCCTTCGCCAAGGGCGAGCCACGTCCCTGGCCGGTGCCTTTCGATGCCGGGATGGCCGACGTGCTGGCCCTAGCCGGCAGAAACGTCTGTGTGCTCGCCTCCGGCGATCCTTTTTTCCATGGGGTGGGCGCCACCCTCGCCCGCAAGGTCAAGCCGGGGGAGATGCATGTCATTCCCGCGCCATCGGCCGTTTCGCTGGCGGCCGCCCGCCTTGGCTGGGCGCTGCAGGATATCGAGATTGTCTCGCTGCATGGCCGGCCGCTCGACCTGATCCGACCGCTGCTGCAGCCCAATGCGCGCATCCTGGCGCTGACGTCGGATGCCGAAGCGCCTGATGCAATTGCCCGCCTGCTCACCGAACTCGATTTCGGCGCCTCGCGGCTGACGGTACTGGAGGCGCTGGGCGGGCCAAAGGAGAACCAGCGCTCCGCCCGCGCCGATACCTTCGACCTAGAAAACATCAATCCGCTCAATGTGCTGGCCATCGAAATTGATTCGAATCCGCAAGCCCGCGTCCTGCCGCTCACGGTCGGTCTTGCCGATCATCTGTTCGACCATGACGGGCAGATCACCAAACGCGAAATCCGCGCCATCACCCTGTCGTCACTGGCGCCGAGGCGCGGCGAATTGCTGTGGGACATCGGCGCCGGCTCGGGCTCCATCGGCATCGAATGGATGCTCGCCCACCCCTCGATGCGCACGATCGCCATCGAAGCCGACCCGACCCGCGCCGTCCGCATCCACCGCAACGCCGCCGCCTGTGGCGTTCCCGGCCTTGTCGTGGTGGAAGGCAGCGCACCCAAGGCGCTGGCCAGGCTGGACACGCCGGACGCGATCTTCATCGGCGGCGGCGGCAGTGATAGCGGTGTGTTGAACGCTGCCATCAAGGCGCTGCGTTCCGGCGGCCGGCTCGTCGCCAACGCGGTGACGCTGGAGATGGAAGCCCTGCTTCTCGCGCAGCACGCAAAGCTTGGTGGTGACATCATCCGGATAAACATTTCGCGTGCCTCGCCGGTCGGTTCGATGCAGGCATGGCGGCCGGCCATGCCGGTCACGCAATGGAGCTGGGTGAAGCCATGA
- a CDS encoding cobalamin biosynthesis protein, with translation MMVAGIGSRKGVSVEDVLAAVETALEAHGLAMTALSALATAALKKDEAAIAAAGRALNLPVIIVDDAALRGVSGETLSHSDLSQELAGTPSVSEASALAVAGAGAKLLGPRIVLGPVTCAIAISGDAP, from the coding sequence ATGATGGTCGCGGGCATCGGCAGCCGCAAAGGCGTGAGCGTTGAAGACGTGCTTGCCGCGGTTGAAACCGCTCTGGAAGCGCACGGGCTGGCCATGACGGCGCTTTCCGCACTGGCGACCGCCGCACTGAAGAAGGATGAAGCAGCAATTGCCGCCGCCGGCCGCGCGTTGAACCTTCCGGTCATCATCGTCGATGACGCGGCCCTTCGGGGCGTCTCGGGGGAAACGCTGAGCCACTCCGATCTGTCGCAAGAACTCGCCGGCACGCCCTCGGTTTCCGAAGCATCTGCCCTTGCGGTAGCCGGTGCCGGCGCAAAACTGCTTGGTCCCCGCATTGTGCTTGGCCCGGTCACCTGTGCCATCGCCATCAGCGGAGACGCGCCATGA